The Actinobacillus equuli genome includes a window with the following:
- a CDS encoding recombinase RecA, with the protein MRKLVIIRGHSGSGKSTFAKQQIAEFELHFPSGKVFHIENDQFLYENGEYIWTRERFQSAKILSEQKLASAWEFAKSHPQLPVFIVISNVNLNLQAVEKYQNIANSLQMTIEKYRLMNFFKNQHHVDVYTVLSMYLALEQQPLVDEITVKPIKKMPYFMCMILEKMRKRRDKKGIQAV; encoded by the coding sequence ATGCGAAAATTAGTCATTATTAGAGGACATTCCGGTTCGGGTAAATCAACGTTTGCTAAGCAACAAATAGCGGAATTTGAACTACATTTTCCGAGCGGTAAAGTGTTTCATATTGAAAACGATCAATTTCTATATGAAAACGGTGAATATATTTGGACGAGAGAAAGATTCCAATCCGCTAAAATCTTGTCGGAACAGAAATTAGCATCGGCTTGGGAATTTGCCAAAAGCCATCCGCAACTCCCCGTATTCATTGTAATCAGTAATGTGAATCTGAATTTGCAAGCGGTCGAAAAATACCAAAATATTGCAAATTCATTACAGATGACGATAGAAAAGTATCGGTTGATGAATTTCTTCAAGAATCAACATCATGTTGATGTCTATACGGTATTGAGTATGTATTTGGCGTTAGAACAACAACCATTAGTAGATGAAATTACAGTTAAGCCAATAAAGAAAATGCCCTATTTTATGTGTATGATATTAGAAAAAATGCGTAAGCGTAGGGATAAAAAAGGCATACAAGCGGTCTAA
- the rplT gene encoding 50S ribosomal protein L20: MARVKRGVIARARHKKVLKAAKGYYGARSRVYRVAFQAVIKAGQYAYRDRRQRKRQFRQLWIARINAAARQNGLSYSKFINGLKKASVEIDRKILADIAVFDKVAFAALVEKAKSAL; this comes from the coding sequence ATGGCTCGTGTAAAACGTGGTGTTATTGCAAGAGCACGCCATAAGAAAGTTCTTAAGGCTGCTAAAGGTTATTATGGTGCGCGTTCACGTGTTTATCGCGTTGCGTTCCAAGCTGTAATTAAAGCTGGTCAATATGCTTACCGTGACCGTCGTCAACGTAAACGTCAATTCCGTCAATTATGGATTGCACGTATCAACGCTGCAGCACGTCAAAACGGTTTATCTTACAGCAAATTCATCAATGGCTTGAAAAAAGCTTCTGTTGAAATCGACCGTAAGATTTTAGCTGACATCGCTGTATTCGACAAAGTTGCATTTGCAGCTTTAGTTGAAAAAGCAAAATCTGCTCTTTAA
- a CDS encoding histidine phosphatase family protein: MALNIYLVRHGKTVWNLEGRLQGSGDSPLVEEGIEGAKKAGRALKEVKFSAAYSSMQKRAQDTANYILAENNEKNIPHFHHFGLNEFDFGLWEGTKSVDLYSIDEYWTMKKTPAEYRAETNGGETYEDLYNRVINVFNQIAQLHQSNENVLIVAHGMTLTVLTAVLRGLHWSECRDETKHSFVINTAINRAVVENGKAELVEFNRTEHLA, translated from the coding sequence ATGGCACTCAACATTTATTTGGTCCGTCACGGGAAAACCGTTTGGAATTTAGAAGGGCGTTTGCAAGGCTCCGGCGATTCACCTTTGGTTGAAGAAGGTATTGAAGGCGCAAAAAAAGCAGGGAGAGCGTTAAAAGAGGTTAAATTTTCCGCCGCTTATTCCAGTATGCAAAAACGTGCGCAAGATACCGCAAATTATATTTTGGCGGAAAATAACGAGAAGAATATTCCGCACTTTCACCATTTCGGTTTAAATGAGTTTGATTTTGGGCTTTGGGAAGGCACTAAATCGGTCGATTTATACTCAATTGATGAATATTGGACGATGAAAAAAACACCGGCGGAATATCGTGCGGAAACTAATGGCGGTGAAACTTACGAAGATCTTTATAACCGCGTGATTAACGTTTTCAATCAAATTGCACAGTTACATCAATCAAATGAAAACGTATTAATCGTTGCGCATGGCATGACGTTAACCGTATTAACTGCCGTATTACGAGGTTTGCACTGGTCGGAATGTCGTGATGAAACCAAACACAGTTTTGTGATTAACACTGCAATTAACCGTGCGGTCGTTGAGAATGGTAAGGCTGAATTAGTTGAGTTTAACCGCACGGAACATTTGGCTTAG
- the ruvX gene encoding Holliday junction resolvase RuvX: MARTILAFDFGTYSIGCAVGQDITGTAQGLPSFKAQDGIPNWDQIEKVIKEWQPERLVVGLPLNMDGSEQPLTQRAKKFANRLNGRFNLPVELQDERLTTVSAKAEIFERGGYKALKKDKVDSISACLILESWFEAQ, from the coding sequence ATGGCAAGAACAATTCTCGCATTCGATTTCGGTACTTATAGCATCGGTTGTGCGGTCGGACAAGATATTACCGGCACTGCACAGGGACTTCCCTCTTTTAAAGCGCAAGACGGGATTCCGAACTGGGATCAAATTGAAAAAGTGATCAAAGAATGGCAACCGGAACGCTTAGTAGTTGGCTTACCGCTCAATATGGACGGCAGCGAACAGCCGCTCACCCAAAGAGCGAAAAAATTTGCTAATCGCTTAAACGGACGTTTTAATTTGCCGGTTGAGTTACAAGACGAACGCCTCACAACAGTATCAGCGAAAGCGGAAATCTTTGAACGAGGCGGTTACAAAGCCTTAAAAAAAGATAAAGTGGATTCGATTTCCGCCTGCTTAATTTTAGAAAGCTGGTTTGAAGCCCAATAA
- the rpmI gene encoding 50S ribosomal protein L35: MPKIKTVRGAAKRFKKTASGGFKRKQSHLRHILTKKTTKRKRHLRHKSMVAKADQVLVVACLPYA; encoded by the coding sequence ATGCCTAAAATTAAAACAGTACGTGGTGCTGCTAAGCGTTTCAAGAAAACAGCTTCAGGCGGTTTCAAACGTAAACAATCTCACTTACGTCATATTTTGACTAAGAAAACCACTAAACGTAAACGTCACTTACGCCACAAATCAATGGTAGCGAAAGCAGACCAAGTATTAGTAGTAGCGTGCTTACCATACGCATAA
- a CDS encoding hemolysin family protein — translation MSLFEASLIILLLIIASAIISSSEISLAGARKLKLQAMINEGDLRAEKVLKLQEQPGRFITVVQIGLNMVAILGGVVGESAINPYFSELLSKYTQAEWVDGAASWIAFIIVTSAFVLFADLMPKRIAMTYPEKVAVRTIGIMMFCIALFKPLVLFFDWIANTLFKLFHVSTVRQDNMTSEDIVAVVDAGAKAGILKAQEHYLIENVFEMQERRVTSTMTTRENIVFLNRTDNREKVLETLGEDPYSKVLICDDGLDKILGYIETHDLLTQYLKNDNVSLTDTKLLKKSLFIPDTLSLYEVLELFKSAGEDFAVIVNEYALVVGILTLNDVMSIVMGELVSTEEEQIVRRDEDSWLIDGATPLEDVMKALEIESFPNAENYETIGGFMMYMLRKIPKKTDFVLYDQYKFEIIDTENFKIDQLMVSFRKDIAN, via the coding sequence ATGAGCTTATTTGAAGCAAGTTTGATTATCTTATTACTGATTATTGCCAGTGCGATTATCTCATCTTCAGAAATCTCTCTTGCCGGTGCAAGAAAGCTGAAATTACAGGCAATGATTAACGAGGGCGACCTCCGTGCCGAAAAAGTTTTAAAGCTCCAAGAACAGCCGGGACGCTTTATTACCGTAGTACAAATCGGCTTAAATATGGTAGCAATTCTTGGCGGTGTGGTCGGCGAAAGTGCGATCAATCCTTACTTTAGCGAATTACTTTCAAAATATACGCAAGCAGAATGGGTTGATGGCGCTGCTTCTTGGATTGCCTTTATCATTGTCACTTCGGCATTTGTCCTCTTTGCAGACTTAATGCCGAAACGTATTGCGATGACATACCCGGAAAAAGTAGCAGTACGAACCATCGGCATTATGATGTTTTGTATCGCATTATTTAAGCCGCTCGTGCTGTTTTTCGATTGGATTGCCAATACGTTATTTAAGTTATTTCACGTTTCTACTGTTCGCCAAGACAATATGACTTCCGAAGATATTGTAGCGGTGGTTGATGCGGGGGCGAAAGCCGGTATTTTAAAAGCACAAGAGCATTACCTCATTGAAAATGTGTTTGAAATGCAAGAGCGCCGAGTGACTTCCACCATGACCACGCGTGAAAATATTGTGTTTTTAAATCGCACAGATAATCGAGAAAAAGTATTGGAAACACTGGGTGAAGATCCCTATTCCAAAGTACTAATCTGTGATGACGGATTGGATAAAATTTTAGGCTATATCGAAACGCACGATCTACTGACGCAATACCTCAAAAACGATAACGTATCACTAACGGATACGAAACTACTGAAAAAATCGCTTTTTATTCCGGATACGTTGTCACTTTACGAAGTATTAGAGCTGTTTAAATCCGCCGGTGAAGATTTTGCCGTTATCGTAAACGAATACGCACTAGTTGTGGGAATTCTGACTCTCAATGACGTAATGAGTATCGTGATGGGTGAATTAGTTTCAACCGAAGAAGAACAAATTGTCCGCCGAGATGAAGATTCGTGGTTAATTGACGGTGCTACACCACTCGAAGACGTGATGAAAGCGTTAGAAATCGAAAGCTTCCCGAATGCGGAAAACTATGAAACTATCGGTGGTTTTATGATGTATATGTTACGCAAAATCCCAAAGAAAACCGATTTTGTTCTTTATGATCAATATAAATTCGAAATTATTGATACCGAGAATTTTAAAATCGACCAATTAATGGTATCTTTCCGTAAAGATATCGCAAACTAG
- the nrdA gene encoding class 1a ribonucleoside-diphosphate reductase subunit alpha: MQKTLMVTKRNGQQEPFDLDKIHRVITWAAEGLQNVSVSQVELSAHIQFYQGIRTADIHETIIKAAADLISTETPDYQYLAARLAMFHLRKKAYGDFTPPHLFTHIKKLVALGKYDQALLTDYTEQEWQLMNEFLVHSRDMDFSYAAVKQLEGKYLVQNRVTGEIYESAQFLYLLVAACLFSKYPKTTRLDYVKRFYDATSTFKISLPTPIMSGVRTPTRQFSSCVLIECGDSLDSINATSAAIIKYVSQRAGIGINAGAIRALGSPIRQGEAFHTGCIPFYKHFQSAVKSCSQGGVRGGAATVYYPLWHLEVESLLVLKNNRGVEDNRCRHMDYGVQLNKLMYQRLIKGGEITLFSPSDVDGLYEAFFADQEKFEQLYLQYEQDPNIRKRSVKAVELFSLLMQERASTGRIYIQNVDHCNTHSPFNPQVAPIKQSNLCLEIALPTKPLNDINDENGEIALCTLSAFNLGTLQNLDEFEPLADLVVRALDALLDYQDYPVKAAKHAALARRSLGIGVINYAYYLAKNGVRYSDGSANALTHRTFEAMQYYLLKASLNLAKEQGACKLFNETSYAQGILPIDSYKKELNNLTQEPLHYDWESLRAEIQQFGLRNSTLSSLMPSETSSQISNATNGIEPPRGYVSVKASKDGILKQVVPEYEKLRSQYELLWDIPDMSGYLQLVGIMQKFIDQAISANTNYDPQRFEDGKVPMKRLLADLLTAYKYGLKTLYYQNTRDGAEDSQQDLNDGCAGGACKI; the protein is encoded by the coding sequence ATGCAGAAAACATTGATGGTAACCAAACGCAACGGCCAGCAAGAGCCGTTTGATTTGGATAAAATTCATCGTGTGATCACTTGGGCTGCCGAAGGCTTACAGAATGTATCGGTATCACAAGTGGAACTGAGCGCCCATATTCAGTTTTACCAAGGTATTCGCACTGCTGATATTCACGAGACAATCATCAAAGCTGCCGCTGATTTAATCAGTACCGAAACGCCGGATTATCAATATCTAGCCGCACGTTTAGCAATGTTTCATCTGCGTAAAAAAGCCTATGGGGACTTCACCCCTCCTCATTTATTCACCCATATTAAAAAGCTGGTTGCACTCGGTAAATACGATCAAGCACTGTTAACCGACTATACCGAACAAGAATGGCAGTTAATGAATGAGTTTCTCGTACACAGCCGAGATATGGATTTTTCTTATGCGGCGGTCAAACAGTTGGAAGGAAAATATTTAGTCCAAAACCGAGTGACCGGAGAAATCTATGAATCGGCACAATTCTTATATCTTTTAGTGGCTGCCTGCTTGTTTTCGAAATATCCGAAAACCACTCGGTTGGATTATGTAAAACGTTTTTACGATGCGACTTCAACTTTCAAAATTTCATTACCGACCCCGATTATGTCAGGGGTAAGAACACCGACTCGTCAGTTTAGTTCTTGCGTATTGATCGAATGCGGTGATAGTTTGGATTCAATCAATGCCACTTCCGCTGCAATTATTAAATACGTTTCGCAACGTGCGGGCATTGGCATTAACGCCGGTGCAATCCGTGCATTAGGCAGCCCGATTCGTCAAGGAGAAGCTTTCCACACCGGTTGCATTCCGTTTTATAAGCATTTCCAAAGTGCGGTGAAATCTTGCTCTCAAGGCGGTGTGCGTGGCGGCGCTGCAACGGTTTACTACCCGCTATGGCACTTAGAAGTAGAAAGTTTATTGGTGTTAAAAAACAATCGAGGTGTAGAAGACAACCGCTGCCGTCATATGGACTACGGTGTACAGCTCAACAAGCTGATGTATCAACGCTTAATTAAGGGTGGCGAAATCACCTTATTCAGCCCGTCTGATGTCGATGGTTTGTATGAAGCGTTTTTTGCTGATCAAGAAAAGTTCGAACAGCTTTATCTGCAATATGAGCAAGACCCGAACATTCGTAAACGCAGTGTGAAAGCGGTTGAGTTATTTTCACTGCTCATGCAAGAACGCGCTTCAACCGGTCGTATTTATATTCAGAATGTCGATCATTGCAATACGCATTCACCATTTAATCCGCAAGTTGCACCGATCAAACAATCAAATTTATGTTTAGAAATCGCATTGCCGACCAAACCGCTGAATGATATTAACGATGAAAACGGGGAAATAGCACTCTGTACCCTTTCAGCATTTAACTTAGGTACTTTGCAAAATTTAGATGAATTTGAACCGCTTGCCGACTTAGTGGTACGAGCGCTAGATGCCTTGTTAGATTATCAAGATTATCCGGTGAAAGCAGCAAAACACGCCGCATTAGCTCGCCGTTCACTTGGCATCGGGGTCATCAACTACGCTTATTACTTAGCGAAAAACGGCGTGCGTTATTCAGACGGTTCTGCCAATGCGCTTACGCACAGAACTTTTGAAGCGATGCAATATTATTTACTGAAAGCTTCGCTCAATTTAGCCAAAGAACAAGGTGCTTGTAAGTTATTTAATGAGACGAGCTATGCTCAAGGCATTTTACCGATTGATAGTTATAAAAAAGAATTGAATAACCTGACTCAAGAACCTCTACATTATGATTGGGAAAGTTTGCGTGCGGAGATTCAACAATTCGGCTTACGTAACTCAACGTTAAGCTCGCTAATGCCGTCAGAAACTTCCTCGCAAATTTCCAATGCGACCAACGGCATTGAGCCGCCGCGTGGCTACGTGAGTGTTAAAGCCTCAAAAGACGGCATCTTAAAACAAGTTGTGCCGGAATATGAAAAGCTCCGTTCACAATACGAGTTATTGTGGGATATACCCGATATGAGCGGTTACTTACAGCTGGTCGGTATTATGCAGAAATTCATTGATCAGGCGATTTCTGCAAATACCAACTATGACCCGCAAAGATTTGAAGACGGTAAAGTGCCGATGAAACGCTTACTTGCCGATTTACTGACCGCTTATAAATACGGATTAAAAACGCTCTATTACCAAAATACCAGAGACGGAGCGGAAGATTCCCAACAAGATTTAAATGACGGTTGTGCCGGTGGTGCTTGCAAAATTTAG
- the nrdB gene encoding class Ia ribonucleoside-diphosphate reductase subunit beta, with protein sequence MAYTTFSQNKNDQLKEPMFFGQNVNVARYDQQKYELFEKLIEKQLSFFWRPEEVDVSQDRIDYQSLPEHEKHIFISNLKYQTLLDSIQGRSPNVAFLPLVSIPELETWIETWTFSETIHSRSYTHIIRNIVNDPSIVFDDIVTNEEIIKRAKDISCYYDDLIRDSQLYTLYGEGCYTVDGKQYQVTLRNLKRQLYLCLMSVNVLEAIRFYVSFACSFAFAERQLMEGNAKIIKFIARDEYLHLTGTQNMLNIMASGQDDPEMAQIAEECKQEAYELFVAAAEQEKEWAAYLFKDGSMIGLNEDILVKYVEYITNIRMQAVGLPRPFATASNPIPWINAWLVSDNVQVAPQEVEVSSYLVGQIDAKVDTNDFDSFEL encoded by the coding sequence ATGGCATACACCACTTTCTCACAAAATAAAAATGATCAATTAAAAGAACCGATGTTTTTCGGGCAAAATGTGAATGTTGCTCGTTATGACCAACAAAAATATGAATTATTTGAAAAGTTAATCGAAAAACAACTCTCATTTTTCTGGCGTCCGGAAGAAGTTGATGTCTCGCAAGATCGCATCGACTACCAATCATTGCCGGAACATGAAAAACATATTTTTATCAGTAACTTAAAATATCAAACATTACTTGATTCTATTCAAGGTCGCAGCCCGAACGTAGCATTTTTGCCGTTAGTATCGATTCCGGAACTAGAAACTTGGATCGAAACCTGGACGTTTTCCGAAACGATCCATTCACGTTCTTATACGCACATTATCCGTAATATCGTGAATGATCCGTCTATTGTATTTGACGATATCGTGACTAACGAAGAAATTATTAAACGCGCGAAAGATATTTCTTGTTACTACGATGATTTAATTCGAGATTCGCAACTTTATACGCTCTACGGAGAAGGTTGTTATACGGTGGACGGCAAGCAATACCAAGTGACTTTACGCAATCTAAAACGCCAACTTTATTTATGCTTAATGAGTGTGAACGTGCTGGAAGCGATTCGTTTTTACGTATCGTTCGCTTGTTCTTTTGCGTTTGCCGAGCGTCAGTTAATGGAAGGTAACGCTAAAATTATTAAATTCATCGCACGTGATGAATACCTCCATTTAACCGGCACACAAAATATGTTGAACATTATGGCATCCGGACAAGATGATCCGGAAATGGCACAAATTGCCGAAGAATGTAAACAAGAAGCTTATGAGCTTTTTGTGGCAGCGGCAGAACAAGAAAAAGAATGGGCGGCGTATTTATTCAAAGACGGTTCAATGATTGGTTTGAATGAAGATATTTTGGTGAAATATGTCGAATACATTACCAATATTCGAATGCAAGCGGTCGGATTACCTCGCCCTTTTGCCACCGCTTCAAATCCGATTCCTTGGATTAACGCTTGGCTGGTGTCTGATAACGTACAAGTTGCACCACAAGAAGTCGAAGTAAGTTCCTATTTGGTTGGACAAATTGATGCCAAAGTCGATACTAACGATTTTGACAGTTTTGAACTTTAA
- a CDS encoding TIGR01621 family pseudouridine synthase, which yields MTEKLTICFQHHDFVVIDKPVGMSVHKDEEAVGLTEKLAEQLQVEQVWLVHRLDKVTSGLLIFALNKQAAVHFYHLFEQHKIEKTYWALSDQKPKKKQGKISGDMQKSRNGAWKLCHSKQNPAVTQFVSHSLEPNLRHFILQPKTGKTHQLRVAMKSLGSPILGDQLYAGTEADRVYLHAYQLKFEYQGESFCIQSSPTSGQFWAKICNAEHIKNI from the coding sequence ATGACTGAAAAATTGACTATTTGCTTCCAACATCACGACTTTGTTGTGATTGATAAACCCGTCGGGATGAGTGTGCACAAAGACGAGGAAGCGGTCGGATTAACCGAAAAACTCGCTGAACAATTACAAGTGGAACAAGTTTGGCTGGTACATCGCTTAGATAAAGTTACGTCCGGCTTATTAATTTTCGCTTTGAACAAACAAGCTGCCGTACACTTTTATCACCTATTTGAACAGCATAAAATCGAAAAAACCTATTGGGCATTAAGCGATCAAAAACCGAAAAAGAAACAAGGTAAAATTAGCGGTGATATGCAAAAAAGCCGTAACGGGGCATGGAAACTGTGCCATAGCAAACAGAATCCTGCCGTGACTCAATTTGTTTCGCATTCGCTTGAGCCAAATTTACGCCATTTTATTTTGCAACCAAAAACCGGTAAAACGCATCAATTAAGGGTAGCGATGAAAAGTTTAGGCAGCCCGATTTTAGGTGATCAACTCTATGCCGGCACAGAAGCGGATCGGGTTTACTTACATGCTTATCAGCTAAAATTTGAATATCAAGGCGAATCTTTTTGTATCCAAAGCTCACCGACAAGCGGTCAATTTTGGGCAAAAATTTGCAATGCTGAGCATATAAAAAACATTTAA
- a CDS encoding SPFH domain-containing protein has translation MDFIYIAVAVSLVAILVLSLVVALLFRRVVKTNEVHIVQSGGKTTSYGKDTGNGNVYYAFPSWLPVIGVSTIVLPVSVFSIKIDNYEAYDLERLPFVVDITAFFRVSDSNLAAQRVSDFHDMNIQLVDIIQGSVRSILSSRNLNDILQVRSELGDDFTQAVKEQLKNWGIEPVKNIELMDIRDSGNSKVIFNIMEIKKSFIEKESRVEVARNQKEAQIAEIEAKKEADVKRQEAEKEVGLKTVENQREVAVSNEQAQQLVKEQEKITKEREMEVKRVAEVKQAEIAKDVEIVKADQEKRTQEIKAEANKNALIIDSEAEKQHQILVAEGEKQKAFLAAEALLETKDKEAQGIAKIGSAEAEAKQKLEISLVSGQIELAKEIGGNEGYQSYLISIRQIEANQAIGIEQAKALSNSDMKFIINDEKVDKGIQRVGELFSSTGGTKIAATLEGLNQSDLGKALIGKFLGTNGSEPKASDK, from the coding sequence ATGGATTTTATTTATATCGCAGTCGCTGTGTCACTGGTTGCTATTTTGGTACTTTCATTGGTGGTTGCGTTGTTATTTCGCCGTGTGGTGAAAACCAATGAAGTACACATTGTACAATCGGGCGGGAAAACAACCTCTTATGGTAAAGATACCGGAAATGGTAACGTTTATTATGCGTTTCCTTCATGGTTACCGGTGATTGGCGTGAGTACGATTGTGCTGCCGGTTTCGGTCTTTTCAATCAAAATTGATAACTACGAAGCGTACGATTTAGAACGTTTACCTTTTGTGGTGGATATTACCGCTTTCTTCCGTGTGTCCGATTCAAATCTTGCTGCACAACGTGTGTCGGATTTCCATGATATGAATATTCAATTGGTTGATATTATCCAAGGTTCGGTGCGTTCGATTCTTTCGAGCCGTAACCTAAACGATATTTTACAAGTACGTTCGGAGTTGGGCGATGATTTTACCCAAGCGGTCAAAGAGCAATTGAAAAATTGGGGGATTGAGCCGGTTAAGAATATTGAACTGATGGATATTCGTGATAGCGGTAATTCGAAAGTGATTTTCAATATTATGGAAATTAAAAAATCCTTTATTGAAAAGGAAAGCCGTGTTGAAGTCGCTCGTAACCAAAAAGAAGCACAAATTGCGGAAATTGAAGCGAAAAAAGAAGCGGATGTAAAACGCCAGGAAGCGGAAAAAGAAGTCGGCTTAAAAACAGTGGAAAATCAACGAGAAGTGGCAGTATCTAACGAACAAGCGCAACAGTTGGTGAAAGAACAAGAAAAAATCACTAAAGAACGCGAGATGGAGGTCAAACGTGTTGCGGAAGTAAAACAAGCGGAAATTGCCAAAGATGTTGAAATTGTGAAAGCGGATCAAGAAAAACGTACGCAAGAAATTAAGGCGGAAGCGAATAAAAATGCGTTGATTATTGATTCTGAAGCTGAAAAACAACATCAAATTTTAGTCGCGGAAGGTGAAAAACAAAAAGCGTTTTTAGCGGCTGAAGCATTGCTTGAAACAAAAGATAAAGAAGCGCAAGGTATTGCGAAAATCGGTTCGGCAGAAGCGGAAGCGAAGCAAAAACTGGAGATTTCATTAGTATCCGGTCAAATTGAATTAGCGAAAGAAATCGGTGGTAATGAAGGTTATCAAAGCTACTTGATCAGTATTCGTCAAATTGAAGCAAATCAGGCGATCGGTATTGAACAAGCGAAAGCGCTTTCAAATTCAGATATGAAATTTATCATTAATGATGAAAAAGTGGATAAAGGCATTCAGCGCGTAGGTGAGTTATTCAGTTCGACCGGCGGCACTAAAATTGCTGCAACGCTGGAAGGATTAAACCAATCAGACTTAGGTAAGGCATTAATTGGTAAGTTTTTAGGTACTAACGGCTCGGAACCTAAAGCATCGGATAAATAG
- the rsmE gene encoding 16S rRNA (uracil(1498)-N(3))-methyltransferase, which produces MRIPRIYHPELLANQASCILSEDATNHVGRVLRMTEGDQIILFDGSNHIFHATLQAVGKKQIIAKIDSGELDNRESNLPIHLGQVISRGDRMEFTIQKSVELGVKTITPLWSERCGVKLNDERQDKKLQQWQKIAIAACEQCGRNEIPEIRPIMKLTDWCKEQDDMLKLNLHPRAKYTIRQLPNVPEAGVRLLIGSEGGLSAEEIAMTETQGFTEVLLGKRVLRTETASLAAITALQVCFGDI; this is translated from the coding sequence ATGCGCATTCCAAGAATTTACCATCCTGAATTATTAGCGAATCAAGCCAGTTGTATTTTAAGTGAAGATGCAACTAATCACGTCGGCCGTGTGTTACGTATGACAGAAGGCGATCAAATTATTTTATTTGACGGCTCAAACCATATTTTCCACGCGACATTACAAGCGGTCGGAAAAAAGCAAATTATTGCAAAAATTGATAGTGGTGAATTGGATAATCGTGAATCCAATTTACCGATTCACTTAGGGCAGGTGATTTCTCGCGGCGATCGGATGGAATTTACCATTCAAAAATCGGTTGAGTTAGGCGTAAAAACCATTACTCCGCTTTGGTCTGAACGATGTGGGGTAAAACTTAACGATGAACGCCAAGACAAAAAACTACAGCAATGGCAAAAAATTGCGATTGCCGCTTGTGAACAATGCGGACGTAATGAAATTCCTGAAATTCGCCCGATTATGAAGTTAACCGACTGGTGTAAAGAACAGGATGATATGCTGAAATTAAATCTGCATCCTCGTGCGAAATACACCATTCGCCAGCTGCCGAATGTGCCTGAAGCCGGTGTGCGTTTATTAATCGGTTCGGAAGGCGGCTTATCCGCTGAAGAAATCGCAATGACCGAAACCCAAGGCTTTACCGAAGTTTTACTCGGCAAACGAGTCTTGCGTACGGAAACCGCCTCACTTGCGGCAATTACCGCCCTACAGGTTTGTTTTGGAGATATTTAA
- a CDS encoding YqgE/AlgH family protein: MLENLQGKFLIATPEIDDDYFDRTVIYICEHNSNGAMGLVINTPTDLSVLELITRMDFQMANQRNYHKDQMVLSGGPVSQDRGFIIHTKTEQEFLHSYRVTDNILLTTSGDVLDSLGKPEAPEKFIVCLGCATWKPEQLEQEIARNYWLVSDANDKTLFETGYLERWVEANEMLGISGVLARAGRA; the protein is encoded by the coding sequence ATGTTAGAAAATTTACAAGGCAAATTTTTGATTGCAACGCCGGAAATTGATGACGATTACTTTGATCGTACTGTGATTTATATCTGCGAACATAACAGTAATGGTGCGATGGGCTTAGTAATTAACACGCCGACCGATTTATCCGTGTTGGAATTGATTACCCGTATGGATTTCCAGATGGCGAATCAACGTAATTATCATAAAGATCAAATGGTCTTAAGCGGTGGGCCGGTCAGCCAAGATCGTGGTTTTATTATTCACACCAAAACCGAACAAGAATTTTTACATAGCTATCGTGTTACCGATAATATTTTGTTGACTACATCAGGCGATGTGCTGGATAGCCTTGGTAAACCGGAAGCACCGGAAAAATTTATTGTCTGTTTGGGTTGTGCCACGTGGAAACCGGAACAACTCGAACAAGAAATCGCACGCAATTATTGGTTGGTATCCGATGCGAACGACAAAACTTTATTCGAAACCGGTTATTTAGAACGTTGGGTAGAAGCCAATGAAATGCTCGGTATTTCAGGTGTGTTAGCCCGTGCCGGCAGAGCCTAA